CAGGTCGGAGCCGACACCGTGCTGGCCCATATCGTGGCCCAGGTCGCCGAGGCCCAGCGCAGCCGCGCCCCCGTCCAGGCCGTGGCCGACAAGGTGGCGGGCATTTTCGTGCCGGTGGTCGTCGGCATCGCGATTATATCCTTTATCTGCTGGGCGCTCTGGGGTCCTGCCCCTGCCCTCACCTACGCTTTTGTCAATGCCGTGGCCGTGCTCATCATCGCCTGCCCCTGCGCGCTCGGGCTGGCCACTCCGATTTCCATCATGGTCGGCGTCGGACGCGGCGCGACTGAGGGCATCCTGATCAAAAACGCCGAGAGTCTGGAAAAGCTAGAAAAAATCGACACCCTCTGCCTCGACAAGACCGGCACCCTGACCGAGGGCAAGCCCGCCCTGACCGACCTTGCCGCCGTCGGCGAGGTCGGGGAGGATGAGGTGCTGCGTCTGGCCGCCTCGCTCGAACAAGGCAGCGAGCACCCACTGGCCGCGGCCATTGCCAACGCCGCCCGCGAGCGCAAGCTCGACCTGTCCAAAGCCAGCGACTTCGAGTCCGTCACCGGCGGCGGCATCAAGGGCCAAGTCGACGGCTCAGCCCTCCGGGTCGGCAACGAGGAATTCGCAACTGGCGGAAGTTCCCTGCCAAAGTCACTGGCAGACAAAGCCTCCACCCTCAGCGCCGAGGGCAAGACGGTCATGTTTGTCGCCCGGGGGGAATCTGTGCTCGGCTTCATTGCGGTGGCCGACCCGATCAAGACCACAACCCCCGAGGCGGTCAAAGCCCTTCAGGCGCGCGGCATCAAACTTGTCATGCTCACCGGCGACAACGAGGGCACGGCCAAAGCCGTAGCCGGCAAGCTCGGGATCGAAACTTACCGCGCGGGCGTCAAGCCCGGCGACAAAATCGAGGAGGTCAAGCGCCTGCGCCAGCAAGGCCGCCGTGTGGCCATGGCCGGGGATGGGGTTAACGATGCCCCCGCCCTCAGCGCGGCCGATGTCGGCATCGCCATGGGCACGGGAACGGACGTGGCGATGGAGAGCGCCGGGGTCACACTGGTCAAGGGTGACCTGCGCGGCGTCGAGCACGCCATCGCGCTCAGTCACACCGTCATGCGCAACATCCGGCAGAATCTCTTTTTCGCCTTCATCTACAACGGCGTCGGCGTCCCGGTGGCCGCGGGCATCCTGTACCCCTTTATCGGGGTGCTGCTCAACCCGATGATCGCCGCGCTCGCCATGAGCCTGAGCTCGGTCTCGGTCATCACCAACGCCCTCCGGCTCAAGTCCACGCCGCTCAAGCGCTAAGCGCCAGCGCCTCTCAACGCCCCCTTCCACGTGTCCCGCCGCCGCCTGCCGCCACCGCCCAAGGAACACCTGCTGGTTGACGGCTACAACCTGATGCACGCCTGGCCGGAAACCCGGCGGCTGTTGAGGCGCGACATCGACGGTGCCCGCGAACGCTTCCTCGATACGGTGCGCATCATTCACGACATCGGCGGCGTGCGCACGACCGTTGTTTTCGACGGGCGCGGACTCAAGCCCGAGGTCGAATATCCCGGCGGCGCCACGACCTTCGCGGTGGTCTTTTCCCCGGCCGGACTCTCCG
This DNA window, taken from Ruficoccus amylovorans, encodes the following:
- a CDS encoding copper-transporting P-type ATPase, translated to MSDCCSHHKKEEKPAASEAPAKKPCCHGHHGDAHARHHHGPQKPAGPVIPGVTMYICPMCPGVRQAGPGVCPKCGMALEPEDASAGDEAAREEFRAMARRFWGSLVFSIPVFLLAMLPMAWPGMNDLLPHTANRWVQFILTLPVVFWAGNFVFTRGFKSLQGFNLNMFTLIMTGAGAAFIFSTVALLTPGIFPDSFRGHGGEVHVYFESTAVILSLVLLGQMLEARARGRTGEALRALMDQAAKTARVVHDDGSEEEIDIANVEKGMWLRVKPGEKVPVDGVIVEGGSSVDESMLTGESLPVEKTVDDTVTGGTLNERGSFIMQAEQVGADTVLAHIVAQVAEAQRSRAPVQAVADKVAGIFVPVVVGIAIISFICWALWGPAPALTYAFVNAVAVLIIACPCALGLATPISIMVGVGRGATEGILIKNAESLEKLEKIDTLCLDKTGTLTEGKPALTDLAAVGEVGEDEVLRLAASLEQGSEHPLAAAIANAARERKLDLSKASDFESVTGGGIKGQVDGSALRVGNEEFATGGSSLPKSLADKASTLSAEGKTVMFVARGESVLGFIAVADPIKTTTPEAVKALQARGIKLVMLTGDNEGTAKAVAGKLGIETYRAGVKPGDKIEEVKRLRQQGRRVAMAGDGVNDAPALSAADVGIAMGTGTDVAMESAGVTLVKGDLRGVEHAIALSHTVMRNIRQNLFFAFIYNGVGVPVAAGILYPFIGVLLNPMIAALAMSLSSVSVITNALRLKSTPLKR
- a CDS encoding NYN domain-containing protein, with the translated sequence MSRRRLPPPPKEHLLVDGYNLMHAWPETRRLLRRDIDGARERFLDTVRIIHDIGGVRTTVVFDGRGLKPEVEYPGGATTFAVVFSPAGLSADGVIEQLVAKAKDPTTCSVATRDNLIAESIRASGAVVLTPQDLMDWVDRCARQQADTLRQQRRKQRQTTPDPSPWDILP